A genomic segment from Carassius auratus strain Wakin chromosome 25, ASM336829v1, whole genome shotgun sequence encodes:
- the LOC113043780 gene encoding fin bud initiation factor-like, protein MRKHASSGYARRALDSDYSLSVSSACTHPRDSRCGHRLYQLSQTFRVDRRSIMLPFSLALFLLPLCGAVYYGPLLPEMSNGTFHHFFVPDGDYEETVDPEKCQMLFKWIDRRPCPLEEDQDSIIREDFIIMKQQIEDAARVLESLGKSISYDLDGEDSYGKYLKREIVQINEAFTNVEKSLVELETKFKQNQDTEQREENEFTSNFIKPMYNVRDTLQETLDISSGLKDKHELISLIIRSHGSRLSRLKNDYLSV, encoded by the coding sequence ATGCGCAAACACGCTTCGAGCGGATACGCGCGGCGCGCGCTGGACTCAGATTACAGTCTGAGCGTCTCGAGCGCGTGCACTCATCCTAGAGACTCCAGATGTGGACATCGTCTCTATCAGCTCAGTCAGACCTTCCGAGTGGACAGAAGATCTATCATGTTacctttctctctcgctctgtttTTATTGCCGCTCTGCGGTGCGGTCTACTATGGACCTTTGCTCCCTGAAATGTCCAACGGGACTTTTCACCACTTCTTCGTCCCGGACGGAGATTACGAGGAGACCGTAGACCCGGAGAAATGCCAGATGCTCTTTAAATGGATCGACCGCAGACCGTGTCCACTGGAGGAAGACCAGGACTCGATCATACGAGAGGATTTCATCATCATGAAGCAGCAGATAGAAGACGCGGCGCGCGTCCTGGAGAGCCTCGGGAAGAGCATCTCCTACGACCTGGACGGAGAGGACAGCTATGGGAAATACCTGAAGAGGGAGATCGTGCAGATCAACGAGGCTTTCACAAACGTGGAGAAATCTCTCGTGGAGCTGGAGACCAAATTCAAGCAAAACCAGGATACCGAGCAAAGAGAGGAGAATGAGTTCACCAGTAACTTCATCAAGCCCATGTATAATGTGAGGGACACTCTACAGGAAACCCTGGACATCTCTTCTGGACTCAAGGATAAACATGAACTCATCTCTCTGATCATCCGGAGTCACGGATCCAGGTTAAGCCGGCTTAAAAATGACTACCTGAGTGTTTAG
- the LOC113043779 gene encoding transmembrane protein 178B-like: MRILTASGLFLAFCSIGLLTMAISTDYWYETDARKHRDRCKKYASKRNDPGYIYISNQNLPLRMRPKASPLRESSHPEPVTEARCSRRYNSTTTGLWRKCHREGFDLENEDLIFKGLLQRCTPVKYYYTSVNIPRNLPVNITKTIRQDEWHALHLQRMTAGFIGMAVAIIVFGWMVGALGCWKHNELMQYVAGLLFLMGGTCCIISLCTCVAGINFELSRYPRYLYGLPEDISHGYGWSMFSAWGGLGLTLLAGFLCTLAPSLHSPQISSSTHKPRQENGIV, encoded by the exons ATGAGGATATTAACGGCGTCGGGGCTCTTCCTGGCCTTCTGCTCCATCGGGCTCTTGACCATGGCCATCAGCACGGACTACTGGTACGAAACAGATGCGCGGAAACACCGGGACCGATGCAAAAAATACGCCAGCAAGAGAAATGACCCAGGATACATATACATCTCCAACCAGAACCTCCCACTCCGGATGCGACCTAAAGCGAGTCCTCTGCGGGAATCCTCGCACCCTGAGCCGGTCACGGAAGCGCGCTGCAGCCGCCGCTACAACTCAACCACAACCGGACTCTGGAGGAAATGCCACCGAGAAGGCTTCGATCTGGAGAACGAGGACCTGATTTTTAAAG GTTTGCTTCAGCGTTGCACGCCGGTGAAGTATTACTATACTTCGGTCAATATCCCACGGAATCTGCCTGTGAACATCACCAAGACAATAAGACAAGACGAATGGCATGCTCTCC ACTTGCAGCGGATGACGGCAGGTTTCATCGGTATGGCTGTGGCCATCATTGTGTTTGGCTGGATGGTCGGTGCTCTGGGCTGCTGGAAACACAATGAGCTGATGCAGTATGTAGCTGGACTGCTCTTCCTGATGGGAG GCACCTGCTGCATCATTTCCTTGTGCACATGTGTGGCTGGCATTAACTTCGAGCTCTCGCGGTACCCACGCTACCTGTACGGCCTGCCAGAGGACATCAGTCACGGGTACGGCTGGTCCATGTTCAGCGCGTGGGGCGGTCTGGGTCTGACGCTGCTGGCTGGGTTTCTGTGCACTCTGGCGCCCTCTCTGCACAGTCCCCAGATCAGCAGCAGCACACACAAACCTCGACAGGAGAACGGCATTGTGTGA
- the LOC113043781 gene encoding transcription factor PU.1-like, with product MLHYRMEGCVISPLSEELIPYDADARPIYDFYPYLSTDPQTHLESGWEYTSVHGHHSEFEPPQGNHFTELHPSTYRFGDTEAFHPSVDSLVPVVPPQYTYVPHPLYQRSPVPHCSTDDEDPGGRSPPFEVSEGEEDNDRHPGISSSGSKRKVRLYQFLLDLLQDGDMRDCIWWVDRERGVFQFSSKHKETLAGRWGQQKGNRKRMTYQKMARALRNYGKTGEVKKVKKKLTYQFSGEVLRKTTTERRQYHH from the exons ATGTTGCATTACAGAATGGAAGGCTGTGTTATTTCACCT CTGTCAGAAGAATTAATTCCGTATGATGCAGATGCTCGGCCGATATATGACTTCTACCCGTATCTCAGCACTGACCCTCAGACTCATCTTG AAAGTGGCTGGGAATACACAAGTGTTCATGGCCATCACAGTGAATTTGAGCCTCCTCAAGGAAACCATTTCACTGAGCTGCACCCCAGCACATACCGCTTCGGGGACACGGAGGCCTTCCACCCATCCGTAGATTCACTTGTTCCTGTCGTTCCTCCACAG TATACTTACGTCCCCCACCCACTGTACCAGCGGTCCCCAGTCCCCCACTGCAGTACTGATGATGAGGACCCCGGGGGGCGCAGTCCACCCTTCGAGGTGTCTGAGGGGGAGGAGGACAACGACAGACATCCGGGCatctccagctcag GAAGCAAGCGGAAGGTGCGCCTCTATCAGTTCCTCCTGGACCTCCTGCAGGACGGAGACATGCGGGACTGCATCTGGTGGGTGGACCGAGAGAGAGGCGTCTTTCAGTTCTCCTCCAAACACAAGGAGACACTCGCCGGCCGCTGGGGCCAGCAGAAGGGCAACCGCAAGAGGATGACCTACCAGAAGATGGCCAGGGCCCTGCGCAACTACGGCAAGACCGGAGAGGTCAAAAAGGTGAAGAAGAAGCTGACGTACCAGTTCAGCGGCGAGGTGCTGAGGAAGACGACTACGGAGAGGAGACAGTATCATCACTGA